The following proteins are encoded in a genomic region of Enterocloster clostridioformis:
- the aspA gene encoding aspartate ammonia-lyase — protein sequence MSKETEYRIEHDSIGEKQIPKDAYYGVQTLRAAENFFITGLKMHPEFINSFAQIKKAAAITNFEVGRLDKKRADAIVQACDEIMSGKLHDEFIVDPIQGGAGTSLNMNANEVIANRAIEILGGEKGDYSVVNPNDHVNYGQSTNDVFPSCGKLTTLKLLYKAQAELERLYHALMEKSEEFNHVIKMGRTQLQDAVPIRLGQEFHAYATAIRRDINRFDRAKEEMRHLNLGGTAIGTGLNADVKYLQRVVKNISLISGLELIQAYDLIDATQNLDGYVACSGIAKSCAVNLSKMCNDLRLMSSGPRTGLGEINLPAKQNGSSIMPGKVNPVIPEVVNQVAFHVIGNDMTVAMAAEAGQLELNAFEPIIFYKLFQSVETIACAVHTLVDNCISGITANEQHCKDMVENSVGIITAICPYVGYEKAANVAKEAIRTGKSVRELVIRDKLLTKEQLDIILNPVSMTEPGISGIEAMNKMGGL from the coding sequence ATGTCAAAAGAGACAGAGTATCGTATCGAACATGATTCTATTGGTGAAAAGCAGATACCAAAGGACGCGTATTATGGGGTGCAGACCCTTCGCGCTGCAGAGAATTTTTTCATCACCGGTCTGAAGATGCATCCGGAGTTTATCAATAGCTTTGCCCAAATCAAAAAGGCGGCGGCCATCACTAATTTTGAGGTGGGGAGACTGGACAAAAAGCGTGCTGACGCCATTGTGCAGGCATGTGATGAAATCATGTCGGGCAAGCTGCATGATGAGTTTATTGTTGACCCCATCCAGGGCGGCGCTGGAACTTCCCTCAATATGAATGCCAATGAGGTGATTGCCAACCGGGCTATCGAAATTCTGGGAGGGGAAAAGGGCGATTATTCCGTGGTGAATCCAAATGATCATGTAAATTATGGGCAGTCCACCAATGATGTGTTCCCCTCCTGTGGAAAGCTTACCACACTGAAGCTGCTTTACAAGGCTCAGGCAGAGCTGGAACGGCTGTACCATGCGCTGATGGAGAAGTCGGAAGAATTTAACCATGTCATTAAGATGGGACGGACTCAGCTCCAGGATGCGGTTCCCATCCGGCTGGGACAGGAGTTCCATGCCTATGCTACAGCCATACGCAGGGATATTAACCGCTTTGACAGGGCCAAGGAGGAGATGAGGCATCTGAATCTGGGCGGGACTGCCATTGGGACCGGATTAAATGCGGATGTAAAGTATTTACAGCGGGTTGTTAAGAATATTTCTTTGATTTCCGGTTTGGAGCTGATTCAGGCATATGACTTAATTGACGCAACCCAGAATCTGGACGGTTATGTAGCCTGTTCAGGAATCGCCAAGTCTTGCGCGGTGAATTTATCTAAGATGTGCAATGATTTAAGGCTTATGTCGTCAGGCCCCAGAACCGGGCTGGGAGAAATTAACCTGCCTGCAAAGCAGAACGGCTCCTCCATTATGCCAGGGAAGGTCAATCCGGTCATTCCGGAGGTGGTGAACCAGGTAGCGTTCCATGTCATTGGCAATGACATGACCGTAGCCATGGCAGCAGAGGCGGGGCAGCTGGAGCTGAACGCATTTGAACCGATCATTTTTTATAAATTGTTCCAGTCGGTTGAGACCATTGCCTGTGCGGTACATACGCTGGTTGACAACTGTATCTCCGGAATTACGGCAAATGAACAGCATTGCAAAGATATGGTGGAAAACAGTGTGGGAATCATCACGGCAATCTGTCCTTATGTGGGTTATGAAAAGGCTGCCAATGTGGCAAAGGAGGCCATTCGGACAGGCAAGTCCGTAAGGGAACTGGTAATCAGGGACAAGCTTCTGACAAAGGAGCAGCTGGACATTATACTGAACCCTGTTTCCATGACGGAACCGGGAATTTCAGGGATTGAAGCGATGAATAAGATGGGAGGGCTTTAA
- a CDS encoding dihydroorotate dehydrogenase has product MSKRLEVNYAGVHFKNPVALASGTCGFGKEMSEYFDIQRLGGLCSKGLTLHPRGGNDGIRVWETPSGVMNSVGLENPGVKHFIECDAKRMNALDLVNIVNLGGHSMEDYLEAVELLNGCELDLLELNISCPNVKAGGMNFGVKTELARQVVREIRKVCKHKLVIKLSPNAEDIVALARACEEEGADGVSLTNTFLAMAIDIKRGKPVFDNVYAGLSGPAIKPIALRMVHQVAHAVKIPVMGIGGIATWQDAIEFIMAGATTLQVGAASFMNPSISMDIIDGMEDYLEKNRISNISEIRGIL; this is encoded by the coding sequence ATGAGTAAGAGATTAGAAGTGAACTATGCAGGCGTGCATTTTAAGAATCCGGTTGCGCTGGCATCCGGCACCTGTGGATTCGGAAAAGAGATGAGTGAATATTTTGATATTCAGAGATTGGGAGGACTCTGTTCCAAAGGGCTGACATTACATCCGAGAGGCGGCAACGATGGGATCCGTGTCTGGGAGACGCCAAGTGGTGTAATGAACAGCGTAGGGCTTGAAAATCCGGGAGTAAAACATTTCATCGAATGTGATGCCAAGCGGATGAACGCACTTGATTTAGTTAACATAGTAAACCTTGGGGGACATTCTATGGAAGACTACTTAGAGGCAGTGGAACTGCTGAACGGATGTGAGTTGGATCTTCTCGAACTGAATATCTCCTGTCCTAATGTAAAGGCCGGAGGGATGAATTTTGGGGTGAAGACAGAGCTTGCCCGCCAGGTGGTCCGGGAAATCCGGAAGGTATGTAAACATAAGCTTGTAATCAAGCTTTCACCTAACGCAGAGGATATCGTGGCACTGGCCAGGGCCTGTGAGGAAGAGGGCGCGGACGGCGTATCTCTTACCAACACGTTTCTTGCGATGGCGATTGATATCAAACGGGGCAAGCCTGTGTTTGACAATGTGTATGCCGGGCTTTCCGGTCCTGCAATCAAGCCTATCGCCCTGCGCATGGTACACCAGGTTGCACATGCTGTTAAGATTCCGGTTATGGGAATCGGTGGTATTGCAACATGGCAGGATGCAATCGAATTTATTATGGCGGGAGCGACAACACTTCAGGTAGGGGCAGCTTCTTTCATGAATCCATCCATATCCATGGATATCATAGATGGAATGGAAGATTATCTTGAAAAGAATCGTATTTCCAATATTTCAGAAATCAGAGGGATTCTGTGA
- a CDS encoding dihydroorotate dehydrogenase electron transfer subunit, protein MSEILHNERISKDFYLMKVKAENTAAMGQFYMLRAWGEYPLLSRPISVFDADGQTVSFLYKVVGKGTEIFATLKPGDEITLDGPHGNGFPEAKGTVALVGGGVGIAPLYLTAKKLKELNPDTIVDIYLGFSDEALLVDLYEKVADKVTVNIGGFVTDDIDPLKYDCIMTCGPEIMMKVLCKKCKSLGVQAPVYVSMENRMACGIGACLVCTCKTSAGNKRACKDGPVMLGSEVFGNE, encoded by the coding sequence ATGTCGGAGATTTTACATAATGAAAGGATTTCAAAGGATTTTTATTTGATGAAAGTAAAGGCTGAAAATACGGCTGCCATGGGGCAGTTCTATATGCTCCGGGCATGGGGAGAATATCCGCTGCTCTCCAGACCAATCAGCGTGTTCGATGCGGATGGACAGACTGTCAGCTTCCTCTATAAGGTAGTGGGAAAAGGCACGGAGATTTTTGCAACGCTTAAGCCTGGTGATGAAATTACTCTGGATGGGCCTCATGGAAACGGATTTCCGGAAGCAAAAGGAACGGTTGCCCTTGTAGGCGGCGGCGTGGGAATTGCACCACTGTATCTTACTGCAAAGAAACTGAAAGAGTTAAATCCCGATACAATCGTGGATATCTATCTTGGATTCAGTGATGAGGCTCTTCTGGTTGACCTCTATGAGAAGGTGGCGGATAAGGTTACTGTAAATATAGGAGGATTTGTCACGGATGATATTGACCCTCTGAAATATGACTGCATCATGACCTGCGGACCGGAAATTATGATGAAGGTTCTGTGTAAGAAATGCAAATCCCTTGGGGTTCAGGCGCCGGTTTATGTATCCATGGAAAACCGTATGGCCTGTGGAATTGGAGCATGTCTGGTGTGTACTTGCAAGACTTCCGCCGGTAATAAGAGAGCGTGCAAAGATGGTCCGGTCATGTTGGGAAGTGAGGTGTTTGGAAATGAGTAA
- a CDS encoding sodium:solute symporter family protein produces the protein MNTGQISLGIILAYLCFMLAITVLNGRKKKQKNAEGFFLANRGVSSVLLPLTMIAAMQSTFAFLGAPGMYYTHGISYISIVLSQVWVALMVVYFGNKIRKLANKNGYMSLGDYLQDRFDSKYLKVLASCISVLMTMVFLAMQYVGNARAMNIVSGDAISYPAAILISVVFSLLYVLIGGAGGVVLLDAVQAVILLVGIVVAAWIAIAPVGGIQALFTQIIDKMPELLSRPGPQGTYTDKYWIMQFIVLPFGIWFCPHIWMKSLMAKDEDALAKSAISIPVSQILIYGFATLFIGLAGHLLLQPQQVGAADNVLPLLMTTRSKWFIAALVMAAAIAAGISTINAMLLVSSQIVSQDLILINGKGRISEKKNMILSRTIVFTIAAICGIMALNPPETLVQIVQDVAYTGLAQLAPAFLLGMYWKGCTKTGAACGMTAGIAILFGTRIMNVAPLGWPGFMWGFFTNILLTVLVSLMTRQRKLCVE, from the coding sequence ATGAATACAGGACAAATCAGTCTTGGAATCATACTGGCTTATCTGTGTTTCATGCTGGCTATTACCGTCTTAAATGGCAGAAAGAAAAAACAGAAGAATGCGGAGGGGTTCTTTCTTGCTAACCGCGGCGTCAGCTCCGTGCTTCTTCCACTGACCATGATTGCGGCCATGCAGAGCACATTCGCTTTTTTAGGAGCGCCGGGAATGTACTATACACATGGAATATCTTATATTTCCATTGTTTTAAGTCAGGTATGGGTTGCCCTCATGGTAGTTTATTTTGGAAACAAGATTCGTAAACTGGCAAACAAAAATGGCTACATGTCTCTGGGAGATTATCTACAGGACCGGTTTGACAGTAAGTATTTAAAGGTGCTGGCATCCTGCATCTCCGTTCTTATGACCATGGTGTTTTTAGCTATGCAATATGTGGGAAATGCCAGAGCAATGAATATAGTGAGCGGGGATGCGATTTCCTACCCGGCGGCTATTCTGATATCGGTAGTCTTTTCTCTGCTATATGTACTGATTGGAGGAGCTGGTGGTGTGGTATTGCTGGATGCCGTGCAGGCAGTGATCCTCCTGGTGGGAATTGTAGTAGCTGCATGGATTGCCATTGCGCCTGTGGGAGGTATACAGGCTCTATTCACCCAGATCATTGACAAGATGCCGGAATTGCTTTCAAGGCCGGGGCCACAGGGAACATATACGGATAAATACTGGATTATGCAGTTTATTGTACTGCCTTTTGGAATCTGGTTCTGCCCTCATATATGGATGAAATCTTTGATGGCAAAGGATGAAGACGCTTTGGCAAAATCAGCCATCAGTATTCCGGTATCCCAGATACTGATTTATGGCTTTGCCACTCTGTTCATCGGCCTTGCAGGACATTTGCTGTTACAGCCCCAACAGGTGGGGGCGGCTGATAATGTTCTGCCTCTGCTTATGACTACCCGATCCAAATGGTTTATTGCAGCCCTGGTTATGGCAGCGGCCATAGCAGCCGGTATTTCCACCATCAATGCCATGCTGCTGGTATCTTCCCAGATTGTTTCCCAGGATTTGATTCTGATTAACGGAAAGGGCAGGATATCAGAAAAGAAAAATATGATTTTATCCAGAACGATTGTATTCACCATTGCGGCAATCTGTGGAATTATGGCGCTTAACCCGCCGGAGACCCTGGTTCAGATTGTTCAGGACGTAGCGTATACAGGATTGGCTCAGCTGGCGCCGGCATTCCTGCTTGGTATGTACTGGAAAGGCTGTACAAAAACAGGAGCTGCCTGTGGTATGACGGCTGGAATCGCAATTCTGTTCGGAACAAGAATCATGAATGTAGCGCCTCTTGGATGGCCGGGATTCATGTGGGGATTTTTCACCAATATCCTGCTGACGGTTTTAGTTTCACTAATGACGAGGCAAAGAAAACTTTGCGTTGAATAA
- a CDS encoding dihydroorotase, with product MILIKDGRVIDPKSGMDEPLDIIIRDGIIAGMGKFQKSDDYDTVIDARGKVVAPGLIDAHVHFRDPGFTYKEDLESGARAAAAGGYTTVVCMANTNPVVDCKEVLWDLRKRAASLPIRVLNAAAVTVGLKSQRLTDMEALKQAGAVGFTDDGIPIKNVQLVLEAMRKSKQLGVPLSFHEEDPDLVGSPGINAGKIAQAMGVEGASSLAEETLIARDCLLALKTGAIINIQHISSKVSVELIRMMKGLGARVYAEVTPQHFSLNEEAVLEKGTLAKVNPPLRTEEDRYALIQGLKDDVIDMIATDHAPHSREEKAKGIEEAPSGMIGLETALALGITYLVRKGHMTLPHLLEKMTVKPAELYQLDGGSLKVGARADLIVFDEREKWVAERFHSKSENSPFIGAELVGKIKYTICSGQVVYMDEEENHEP from the coding sequence ATGATTCTGATAAAAGACGGCCGTGTAATTGATCCGAAATCAGGTATGGATGAGCCTCTGGATATTATTATCCGTGACGGGATCATTGCGGGCATGGGAAAATTCCAGAAGAGTGATGATTATGACACTGTGATTGACGCAAGAGGAAAGGTTGTTGCTCCAGGACTGATTGATGCCCATGTTCATTTCCGCGATCCGGGTTTTACCTATAAAGAAGACCTGGAAAGCGGAGCCCGTGCTGCGGCAGCGGGAGGATATACTACCGTAGTCTGTATGGCGAATACCAATCCGGTGGTTGACTGCAAAGAGGTCCTTTGGGATTTAAGAAAGAGAGCGGCATCCCTGCCAATCCGGGTGCTCAATGCGGCGGCGGTAACAGTGGGGCTAAAAAGCCAGAGACTGACAGATATGGAAGCGCTTAAGCAGGCTGGAGCAGTGGGCTTTACGGATGATGGAATACCAATCAAAAATGTACAGCTGGTTCTGGAGGCCATGAGGAAGTCGAAACAGCTTGGAGTGCCTTTAAGCTTCCATGAAGAGGACCCGGATCTGGTGGGAAGCCCCGGCATTAACGCAGGGAAGATTGCGCAGGCGATGGGAGTTGAGGGAGCTTCCTCCCTGGCTGAGGAGACATTGATTGCGAGGGACTGTCTTCTGGCCCTTAAGACAGGGGCTATCATCAATATTCAGCACATAAGCAGCAAGGTATCTGTAGAGCTGATTCGGATGATGAAAGGACTGGGAGCAAGGGTATATGCGGAAGTGACCCCGCAGCATTTTTCTCTTAACGAAGAGGCTGTTCTGGAAAAAGGAACCCTGGCAAAGGTGAACCCGCCTTTGAGAACCGAGGAGGATCGATACGCCTTGATTCAAGGCTTAAAGGACGATGTGATTGATATGATTGCCACGGATCATGCGCCTCACAGCAGAGAGGAAAAGGCGAAGGGGATTGAGGAAGCGCCCAGCGGTATGATTGGACTTGAAACTGCATTGGCTTTGGGGATTACCTATCTTGTCAGGAAAGGTCATATGACTCTGCCGCATCTGCTGGAGAAGATGACGGTGAAACCAGCAGAGCTGTACCAGCTGGACGGTGGAAGCTTAAAAGTTGGAGCCAGGGCAGACTTAATTGTGTTTGATGAACGGGAAAAATGGGTGGCAGAACGGTTTCATTCAAAATCAGAAAATTCCCCATTTATTGGAGCTGAGCTGGTTGGAAAGATAAAATATACCATATGCAGCGGACAGGTGGTGTATATGGATGAGGAGGAAAACCATGAACCATAA
- a CDS encoding hydantoinase/carbamoylase family amidase has translation MEHCIADIRYCEKLFDSFYDIGSTENGGVTRLGYTEQEDRMHAVLTKLGRELQCQVEEDEAGNTYVMNNQDSDYYLIGSHLDSVIEGGRYDGVAGIIAGLMVMKWAKEEGMKVPIRVGAFRCEESSNFGCCTIGSGLITREIYKQDIGGLVSKEGETLEAIFCRRKLNLHPAKITGIRQYLELHIEQGKVLEESGTTVGIVQTIAGPRRFKMYLRGMAEHSGATPMCMRNDAMCAAAEIILELERIGNKEAVYQSVATVGVVNNHPNVLNVIPGEVELGVDIRGIESASLDRIEKSMREVARRICEKRGIEYLEEKTSDIPPVDMSSEVQTGLEQAARRLGIGSRKIISGAGHDAMSFAGICDTGMVFIPCMKGVSHNRAEFASIFHICDGARVIYEYLKGGAA, from the coding sequence ATGGAGCATTGTATTGCTGACATCCGATATTGTGAAAAGCTGTTTGACAGTTTCTATGATATAGGCAGTACGGAAAATGGCGGAGTCACAAGGTTGGGCTATACGGAGCAGGAAGACAGGATGCATGCTGTGCTCACAAAGCTGGGGAGAGAACTGCAGTGCCAGGTTGAAGAGGATGAGGCAGGGAATACATATGTGATGAACAATCAGGACTCGGATTACTATTTGATTGGCTCACATCTGGATTCCGTAATTGAAGGCGGAAGGTATGACGGGGTGGCGGGAATCATTGCAGGGCTTATGGTTATGAAATGGGCCAAAGAAGAAGGAATGAAAGTGCCGATCCGGGTGGGTGCGTTCCGGTGTGAGGAGTCCAGTAATTTTGGCTGCTGCACCATAGGAAGCGGGCTTATCACGAGGGAGATATACAAGCAGGATATCGGGGGGCTGGTTTCCAAAGAAGGGGAAACGCTGGAAGCGATCTTTTGCAGACGGAAGCTGAACCTGCATCCGGCAAAAATCACGGGGATACGCCAATATCTGGAACTGCACATTGAGCAGGGGAAGGTTCTGGAAGAATCGGGGACTACCGTTGGAATTGTTCAGACCATAGCCGGGCCGAGACGGTTTAAGATGTATCTTAGGGGAATGGCAGAGCATTCCGGTGCGACACCTATGTGTATGCGCAATGATGCAATGTGCGCAGCCGCGGAAATCATACTGGAATTAGAGCGGATCGGCAATAAGGAAGCAGTATACCAGTCAGTTGCTACGGTAGGAGTGGTGAATAATCATCCCAACGTGCTGAACGTAATTCCCGGCGAGGTGGAGCTGGGGGTTGATATACGCGGAATTGAAAGCGCCAGTCTTGACCGAATCGAGAAAAGCATGCGGGAGGTGGCGAGACGAATTTGTGAGAAACGTGGAATTGAATATCTGGAGGAAAAGACCAGCGACATTCCCCCTGTTGATATGAGCTCTGAGGTACAGACCGGTTTGGAGCAGGCCGCCAGGCGGCTGGGAATCGGCAGCAGGAAGATTATAAGCGGGGCAGGTCATGATGCCATGTCTTTCGCGGGTATCTGTGATACCGGGATGGTGTTCATCCCCTGTATGAAAGGGGTATCTCATAACCGGGCGGAATTTGCGTCTATCTTTCATATTTGCGATGGGGCAAGGGTAATCTATGAATACCTGAAAGGGGGAGCAGCATGA
- a CDS encoding PucR family transcriptional regulator, translated as MAKVSDLLRLPAFRGIHVLSGENGLQRKVEHVTVMEVPDIKRWLKGNDFLITSFYSVRKSEEAQCRLIEDLADTCCCVAVKTGQYVNVISERVKETADRCSLPLLEIPFETPYIDLLMNVMNLIFEEENTSSILEKYVKDIIYENYTDEILMAERGRLFGFEADEDYFSAVNICFRKKYIPSEQEKKAIRFLCQTLQRYLLDSGSIQGCPMIRLEKGFLLLAEAKEAKRLEQYLENYLDEDYLKKIWKAEGKGIVCGVGPVKKGLKGIRDSYSLSFKAMKVGYTLSRNQFLHFYKKLEPYCELEKILVSPSEHVFTSVLGAVKNQELLDTLVMYYECGANMERVSDRMYTHKNTVKYRLNRLQELTGLDLRNPDDNFRLYLAVLALKMNFKISF; from the coding sequence ATGGCGAAGGTGAGCGACTTATTACGTCTTCCGGCATTTAGGGGAATCCATGTATTGTCTGGGGAAAATGGACTTCAAAGGAAGGTAGAGCACGTGACTGTCATGGAAGTGCCGGATATTAAACGATGGCTGAAAGGAAATGACTTTCTGATTACAAGCTTTTACTCTGTACGCAAAAGCGAGGAAGCTCAGTGCCGGCTGATTGAGGATTTGGCAGATACGTGCTGCTGTGTTGCTGTCAAAACAGGGCAATATGTTAATGTTATTTCAGAAAGAGTAAAAGAGACCGCGGACAGATGCAGCCTTCCTCTGCTTGAAATTCCCTTTGAAACGCCATATATTGATTTGCTGATGAATGTAATGAACCTGATTTTTGAAGAGGAAAACACCTCATCTATCCTGGAAAAATATGTAAAGGATATTATCTATGAAAACTATACCGATGAAATTCTTATGGCTGAGAGAGGACGCCTCTTTGGCTTTGAAGCGGATGAGGACTATTTTTCAGCAGTTAATATCTGCTTCAGGAAAAAATACATACCTTCGGAACAGGAAAAGAAAGCAATCCGTTTTTTATGCCAAACCTTACAGCGCTACCTGCTGGACAGCGGTTCAATCCAAGGATGTCCCATGATCCGTCTGGAGAAGGGCTTCTTATTACTGGCGGAGGCGAAGGAAGCAAAAAGGCTGGAGCAGTATCTGGAAAATTATTTGGATGAGGATTATTTAAAAAAAATATGGAAGGCAGAGGGTAAGGGGATTGTGTGCGGCGTTGGTCCTGTAAAAAAAGGCTTAAAAGGAATCCGGGATTCTTACAGCCTGTCGTTTAAGGCAATGAAGGTGGGGTATACCCTTTCCAGAAACCAGTTTCTGCATTTTTATAAGAAGCTGGAACCATACTGTGAGTTGGAAAAGATATTGGTTTCGCCGTCCGAACATGTATTTACCAGTGTCTTAGGGGCTGTCAAAAATCAGGAGCTGCTGGATACATTGGTTATGTATTACGAGTGCGGGGCCAACATGGAACGTGTATCAGACCGGATGTATACCCACAAAAATACGGTGAAATACAGGCTGAACCGGCTTCAGGAACTGACGGGACTTGACCTTAGAAATCCCGATGATAACTTCAGACTATATTTGGCGGTGCTGGCGTTGAAGATGAATTTTAAAATAAGTTTTTGA
- a CDS encoding DUF6783 domain-containing protein produces the protein MTRACPKIAFRQLCVPLCGRFGSNEGRIAG, from the coding sequence ATGACCAGGGCGTGTCCGAAAATTGCTTTCCGCCAGCTGTGCGTTCCGCTTTGTGGGAGATTTGGCTCAAATGAAGGGCGCATAGCGGGCTAA
- a CDS encoding Fic family protein: MLVEANRELVKLDTASKLIPNVELFISMYVRKEALISSQIEGTQCTLDDVLDPELDNTANLDVIDVINYVDACSYALERIKKLPLCGRLFREIHEKLLSGVRGQEKNPGEFRRSQNWIGAANCSLLEARYIPPNVEDMNQAMSELEKYMNEGDDYDPLIWIALIHYQFETIHPFLDGNGRVGRMMILLYLMEQDLLDKPVIYISYFLKKNQIEYYDRISEVRRSGNYEQWVTFFLEAVSAAAKDSLITIEALSKLHEKNLGILPKTTRKKDNVRSLFDYIEQYPIIDIKKTASALELSYNTVSNAVNKLVEIGILKETTNASRNRVFAYEEY, translated from the coding sequence ATACTAGTAGAAGCGAATCGAGAACTGGTGAAATTGGACACAGCTTCAAAACTGATACCAAACGTTGAACTATTTATTTCTATGTACGTTCGAAAAGAAGCCTTGATTTCTTCCCAGATTGAAGGAACACAGTGTACCTTGGATGATGTGCTAGATCCAGAGCTAGACAATACAGCGAATCTGGATGTTATCGATGTCATCAATTATGTGGATGCATGTTCCTATGCATTGGAGAGAATTAAGAAATTACCTTTGTGCGGACGATTATTTAGAGAAATACACGAGAAATTGTTATCGGGTGTTCGTGGACAGGAAAAAAATCCAGGGGAATTCAGAAGATCCCAAAACTGGATTGGAGCTGCGAATTGCTCCTTATTGGAAGCCAGGTATATTCCACCGAATGTAGAAGATATGAATCAGGCAATGTCAGAACTGGAAAAGTATATGAACGAAGGGGATGATTATGATCCGCTGATCTGGATTGCATTGATTCATTATCAATTTGAAACAATCCATCCTTTTTTGGACGGAAATGGCCGCGTTGGGAGAATGATGATTTTATTATATTTGATGGAACAAGATTTGTTGGACAAGCCAGTCATATATATTTCTTATTTTCTGAAGAAAAATCAGATTGAGTATTATGACAGGATTTCAGAAGTAAGACGAAGCGGTAATTATGAACAATGGGTAACGTTCTTTTTAGAAGCAGTATCAGCGGCAGCGAAAGACTCCTTGATAACAATTGAAGCACTGTCAAAACTTCATGAGAAAAATCTTGGAATATTACCAAAAACAACTCGTAAAAAAGATAATGTGAGATCACTTTTTGATTATATCGAACAGTACCCAATCATTGATATCAAAAAAACAGCGAGTGCTTTGGAGTTAAGTTATAATACGGTGTCAAATGCGGTAAATAAATTAGTGGAGATTGGAATTTTAAAAGAAACAACCAATGCTTCCAGAAACCGAGTATTTGCATATGAAGAGTATTAA
- a CDS encoding NUDIX hydrolase, producing the protein MKEKWDLYDVKRNKAGLTWMRGMAIPKGYYHLVVSVWIQNDRGEYLLSRRHPNKQYPLCWECTGGSVLAGENSLIGAVREVKEELGIKLNPAKGRRISQICREETQDLYDVWIFYKNIDISDIILQETEVIDVKWVTKRELFRMAQNGELHPLLDVSNMVKEAI; encoded by the coding sequence ATGAAAGAGAAATGGGATCTGTATGATGTGAAAAGAAATAAAGCAGGACTTACGTGGATGCGGGGAATGGCCATACCCAAGGGGTACTATCATCTTGTTGTAAGCGTATGGATACAAAATGACCGGGGAGAGTATCTCCTATCCCGAAGGCATCCGAATAAACAGTATCCTCTCTGCTGGGAATGTACTGGTGGTTCCGTCCTGGCAGGAGAAAACAGCTTGATTGGCGCCGTTCGGGAAGTAAAAGAAGAGCTGGGGATAAAACTGAATCCGGCAAAAGGACGGAGGATTTCTCAGATATGCCGTGAGGAGACTCAGGATCTATATGATGTGTGGATATTCTATAAAAATATTGATATTTCGGATATCATACTTCAGGAAACAGAAGTTATAGATGTTAAATGGGTGACAAAACGTGAGCTGTTCCGTATGGCCCAAAACGGGGAACTGCATCCATTGCTTGATGTCAGTAATATGGTAAAGGAAGCTATTTGA
- a CDS encoding GNAT family N-acetyltransferase, whose protein sequence is MKLQDYMDKKPVLETGQLILRPLQVSDVADLKEWMGAPSLYQYWGKRPGKGDLNPELLFQKKEKPTKSLHWGIVHKKDDKVVGEMWVYLIEKDRMAKVAFRLSPAYQGKGLMAEALAKVVVFCFEETQLQRLWSDVHIQNIASYKTLEKAGFRREGHIHEGKMVNTWCDYYLYGMTKADYREFINSVFDGSVPMLFSALLSQKSLSKEELEELKRMINEVE, encoded by the coding sequence ATGAAACTGCAGGATTACATGGATAAAAAGCCTGTTCTGGAAACCGGTCAGCTGATACTGCGTCCATTGCAAGTCAGTGATGTTGCGGATTTGAAGGAATGGATGGGTGCTCCTTCGCTGTATCAATACTGGGGAAAGCGTCCTGGTAAAGGTGACCTGAACCCGGAGCTGTTGTTCCAGAAAAAAGAGAAACCAACAAAAAGCCTGCACTGGGGTATCGTCCATAAAAAAGACGATAAAGTGGTGGGGGAGATGTGGGTCTATCTCATTGAAAAGGACCGTATGGCAAAAGTGGCATTCCGCCTGTCCCCGGCTTATCAGGGAAAAGGCCTTATGGCAGAGGCGCTGGCAAAAGTGGTGGTCTTCTGTTTTGAGGAAACGCAACTGCAAAGGCTCTGGTCGGATGTCCACATTCAGAATATTGCGTCATATAAAACACTGGAAAAGGCCGGATTCAGGCGGGAGGGCCATATCCATGAGGGGAAAATGGTTAATACCTGGTGTGATTACTATTTATACGGCATGACGAAAGCAGATTACCGGGAATTTATAAACAGTGTCTTTGACGGCTCTGTTCCCATGCTGTTTTCAGCCTTGTTATCCCAGAAATCCTTGTCAAAAGAGGAGTTGGAGGAGTTAAAGCGAATGATTAACGAGGTGGAGTGA